The genomic DNA GCGCCTTGGCTGCGAAACCATCGTACTCGGCCCCGGCGACATCGCCTGTGCGCATCAGCCCGGCGAGTACCTCGAAATGTCACGTTTGCAGCCTACCGTGCATCTATTACGACAGTTGATTGAACATTACTGCCTGACCCCGGACAAACCCTGATTACCCCTTGGGGGAGCGGGCTTGCTCGCGAAAGCGGTGTGTCAGTCGATATTGATGTACCTGCTACACCGCTTTCGCGAGCAAGCCCGCTCCCACAGGGGAATGTATTTTGTTCGGGCAAACGCTGTAAATTGCCAGCATTCCAACCCGTATTCATGAGGAGAGCGCGCGTGTCGCCAAGCCTGTTCCGACGATAACCATCAGCCCGCTGTGCGTTTTCCGTTTCGCCCCATTTTTCGGCTGCTATTTATTACAGGCCCAGGTTCATGCCCGAATATGTTAATTGGCTTCGTCACGCGTCTCCCTACATCAATGCCCACCGCGACTGCACCTTCGTCGTCATGCTGCCCGGTGACGGCGTTGAGCATCCGAATTTCGGCAACATCGTCCATGACCTCGTCTTGCTGCATAGCCTCGGCGTGCGTCTGGTGCTGGTGCACGGCTCGCGCCCGCAGATCGAAACCCGCCTCGCCGCTCGCGGCCTGACCCCGCATTACCACCACGGCATGCGCATCACCGATGCCGCGACCCTTGAGTGTGTGATCGACGCGGTTGGCCAGTTGCGCATTGCCATCGAAGCGCGGCTGTCGATGGACATGGCTTCATCGCCGATGCAGGGCTCGCGTCTGCGCGTGGCCAGCGGCAACCTGGTTACCGCGCGGCCGATTGGCGTGCTTGAAGGTGTCGACTATCACCACACCGGCGAAGTGCGCCGGGTCGATCGCAAGGGCATCAACCGCCTGCTTGACGAGCGCTCCATCGTGCTGCTGTCGCCACTGGGCTATTCGCCGACCGGGGAGATCTTCAACCTTGCCTGCGAAGACGTCGCCACCCGCGCGGCCATTGATCTGGGCGCTGACAAGCTGCTGCTGTTTGGCGCTGACCTCGGTCTGATCGACGAGAACGGCAGGCTGGTGCGCGAACTGCGTCCGCAACAAGTGCCGGCGCATCTGCAGCGTCTGGGCAGTAGCAGCTATCAGGCAGAACTGCTGGATGCCGCCGCTGAGGCATGTCGTGGCGGCGTGGCGCGTAGCCACATCGTCAGCTATGCCGAGGACGGCGCGCTGCTGACCGAACTGTTCACCCGTGACGGCGGCGGTACGTTGGTGGCGCAAGAGCAATTCGAGCTGGTGCGCGAAGCGGCGATTGAAGACGTCGGCGGTTTGCTCGACCTGATCAGTCCGCTGGAAGAGCAGGGAATTCTGGTGCGTCGTTCGCGTGAAGTGCTGGAGCGCGAGATCGAGCAATTCAGCGTGGTTGAACGTGAAGGC from Pseudomonas baetica includes the following:
- the argA gene encoding amino-acid N-acetyltransferase; this encodes MPEYVNWLRHASPYINAHRDCTFVVMLPGDGVEHPNFGNIVHDLVLLHSLGVRLVLVHGSRPQIETRLAARGLTPHYHHGMRITDAATLECVIDAVGQLRIAIEARLSMDMASSPMQGSRLRVASGNLVTARPIGVLEGVDYHHTGEVRRVDRKGINRLLDERSIVLLSPLGYSPTGEIFNLACEDVATRAAIDLGADKLLLFGADLGLIDENGRLVRELRPQQVPAHLQRLGSSSYQAELLDAAAEACRGGVARSHIVSYAEDGALLTELFTRDGGGTLVAQEQFELVREAAIEDVGGLLDLISPLEEQGILVRRSREVLEREIEQFSVVEREGMIIACAALYQIADSDAGELACLAVNPEYRHGGRGDELLERIETRARAQGLKTLFVLTTRTAHWFRERGFEPSSVERLPAARASLYNYQRNSKIFEKTL